A window of Arcobacter acticola genomic DNA:
ATTTATATGGAATTGTAAATTCTATATCCACTTCTGAAAATGATTTATTTTCATGTAAATCTGCACATTTTTTTGCAAAAGCCAAGTATGATTTTTGCATAGAAAAATCTAAAATATCAATTCCACCACTTGCTACTATCTTTCCATTTTCAATTGTATAATCCATTCTAACAGGATTTGTTACTTCATTCATAGTTACATTTAAAATCAAAGTTTTTTCATCTTCATTTACATCTGAAATATTTCCTTCAATAACTTCGGCACTTGCAAGTGCAAATAAAGTTGAAGTCATGTTATTATTTCTTACAGTATCTTTTGATTCTATAGAATTTGTTTGAATAACAACATTTGAGCTTTTTAGGAAATCAGATAGATTTTCTGATGATTTTATATCTAGTTTAATACTGTTAAAAGTACCAGAAACAGGAACTTTTTTTATAGTTTTAAATCCAGTCCATTTTACACCTAAGTTTCCATTTAATTCATATGCACTTAAACTTGATGCTAAAGAAATTGATAAAAGAGAAGCTAATAAAATTTTTTTCATAATAAATCCTTTTTATTTATTCTATCACAAAATAATTAATAGTTTTATCACTAGAATTTCTTATAAAATCATACTTGACTGACGGTCAGTTTAAATCTTAATTAAGTAATAGTTATATATAATCTCAAATATTGACTGACGGTCGGTCAAGAGTAAAAATATTGATATAATTTTTAGTAAAGGAGTATGATGAGTCCTCGAAAAGTAAACAAAGATGAAAAAAGAAGAGAAATAGCTTTAAAGTGTTCAGATTTGATTCACGAAGTAGGAATGAAAAAACTTACGGTTGCTGAAGTAGCAAAAACAGCAGATATTGGAAAAGGAACAATATATGAGTATTTTGAAAATAAAGAAGACATAATTTTTGAAATAATAAATATTCATATAGAGAAACACAATAAAGAGTTATTAGAACAAATACAAAAAGTTAAAACAACAAAAGAGAAAATTGCATTATTTTTTAGAATGGTTTTGAGTGATGATGAAGAAAACCAAAAGCATTTTAACGGATATAAAGAGTTTTTATCTATTGTTTTATCTGAAGATAATGCAGCTATGAAAGAATTCAACTGTAATAAAAATGAATTTTTTGAAGGAGAACTTTTAAAAATATTCGCACATGGAGTTGAAGAGGGTGAATTAAAAGCTGAATCTTTAGGTTTAGTAAATGGAATTCTAACTTATCAAAAAGGTTTAGCATTAAGAAAAATGACTCAAAGTGTTTTTAATGCAAATGAAGATTTTGAGAAATTTATCAGTACGATTTTTAAGTTAATAGAGATTAAAAAATGATACATAAGAAATATGAAAAAATAGTCTTCGCTTTTTTTATGAGTTTAATTATGAGCTTTATAATGAGTTTTATAATTACGTATATAAATTTAGATTTTGTTGATGGATTTGTCTTAATTTGGTTAGAAGCTTTTATAAAAGCATTTGCTTGTGCTTTTCCAATTATATTTGTAATTGCACCAGTAGTTCATAAAATAGTTCATAAATTAATAGTAAAAATATAAAGGATATAAAATGTTAAAAAGTATTTCAATTCTTTTAATTGTACCTTTCGCTCTTTTTGGTGAAAACTTAACACAATTAATAGAGTTATCTAAAAATAATAAAATGATTGACTCATCTAAAATTACAATAGAAAGTACAAAAGATAGTTATGAAAGTGTAAAAAATTCTTACATGCCAAAATTTAGTGTAGGGGCAGGTTATAGTAATGATTCATATGAAGAATATTCTTACCCAGAAAATTCTGTAAGTGTAAATGGAAGTGTTGCTTATACTTTGTATGATGGTGGAAAAAAAGGTAATACATATGATTCTTATGAATCTTCTATTAAAAGTGGTAGTGAAAGCTTAGAAGATTTGAAAAATCAAATTGCAATACAAGTTACAAATTATTATTATAATTATTTATCATTTGTGGCTCAAAAAGAGGTTAAATTACAAGAGATAGAACAACTTGAAGCTCAATATAGTAGATTAAAAAAGTTTCTTGATGCAGGAACTGTAACAGATGATGAAGTTCAAAAAATAATATCAAATATTCAAATATCAAAAGTTGCACTACATGAAATAGAATTAAATATAGAAACAATAAACCATAATTTAGAGTATGTAGTTGGACAATCAGTTAATATTCAAAGCGGTTCAACAATTACTGAATATGATTCAAAAGAAAATAAATTAAGAGCTGATTTAAAAGCGATTGAGTATCAATTAGCAGCATTAAAATCAACTGCAAACGCTACAAAAAGTGGGAAACTACCAAAAGTAACATTGAATAATACATATACGCATAATGAATTAGAATACAATGATTCAAGTTATGCAACTGATGATTATAATAGAAATGTAGCTTCAATAAATTTATCTTGGGATATTTTTGATTTTGATACTACAAATAAAGCATATGAAGCTGCTTTTAAAAAATACTTAGCTTTAAAATCTGAATTTGAATATGAAAAAAATAAAGCTGATGTTGATTTAAAACTAGCAAATAGAGCTTATGAAATCGGAAAACTAAAAATTGAATCTGCACAAGCTGGATTAAATGCAGCAAACAGTGCATATAAAACAATAAAAGCAAAATATGAAGCTGGACTAATTGATAATGTTTCATACTTAGCTGCATTAACTGATAAATACAGTGCTCAAAGTGCACTAAAAGTTGCAATTAATGATTTAGAGTTAAAAAAAGCAAATATTATTTATTATAGTGGTGAAAAATTAGAGGAGTTTGTAAAATGAGAAATATAAAGAAATTATTAATAACAACAGCACTTGTATTTGGGGCTGTGACAAATACATATGCAGCAGATGCACCAGCAACAGCAAAACCTGCAGCTGATGCTAAACCTGCAACAAAAGCAGATGTTTATATTGTACCTGAAGCAACAAATATTGCAATAGACTTAAAATATCCAGCACAAATAAATTCTTTTAAACAAGCAAAAGTTTACTCAAGAATTCTTGGGGTCTTAGAAGAAAAATATTTTGAAGAAGGAAAAGTTGTAAATAAAGGTGATGTTTTATTTAAAATAGAAGATGCATTATATCAAGCAAAATTAGATGCTGCAAATGCTTCTGTTAAAATGAATGAAGCAACACTAAATAATGCAACAAGAAGTTGGGAAAGAATTCAAAAATTATATAACACTAATGCAGTAACAACAGAGCAAAGAGATAGTACCTTATCTGCTTATCAAAATGCATTAGCTTCTTTAGCTATGTCAAAAGCACAACTAAATCAAGCAAAAATTGATTTAGATTATACAAAGGTAAAAGCTCCTATATCTGGAATTACAGGGCTTAAAACTATTGATTTAGGTAACTTAGTAACTGCTACTCCTCCAATGGAACTTGTTACAATTTCACAAAATGATAAAGTTTATATAGATTTCTCTATGCCTTTAAGTGATTATGAGAATATTAAAAATGGTTTATGGAAAATGCCTGAAAATGGAAAAATACAAGTTGAAATCAATGTAAATGGACAAGTAAATAAACAAAGTGGTTTTGTAGATTTTATTGATGTAAATATAGATCAAAATACATCAACAGTAAAAATGAGAGCAATAGTTGAAAATAAAGATTACTCATTAATGCCAGGAAGTTTTGCAAGAGTAACACTAAATGGAATTGAACAAAAAAATGTTATTACTATTCCTCAAAAAGCTTTATTACAAAATCCTTTAGGAACAATTGTTTTTGTTGAGAAAGATGGAGTTGCTACTGTTAAACCTGTTATGGTTGGAAATGAAAGTGGTGATAAATTTATAGTAGCAGGTGGTCCTTTACAAAGTGGAGATAAAGTAATAGTAAATAATTTCTTTAGAATTAAACCAGGTAGTGCTGTAGCTATTGATAAAATAATTAATAAATAAGGAAAAATAAATGTTTTCAAAATTTTTTATTAATAGACCTATTTTTTCAACAGTAGTCTCTGTTATTATTATATTAGCAGGAATTATTTCTTTAAATATATTACCTATTAAAGAATATCCATCGGTTACGCCTCCACAAATTAATGTGGTAGCAACATATCCAGGTGCAGATGCAACAACATTATCATCAACTGTTGCCACAACTTTAGAAAATGCAATTAATGGTGTTGATAATATGACTTATATGACATCAACTGCATCCCCTAGTGGAATACTTTCTTTAAGTGTTATCTTTAATGTTGGAACTGATGTTGCACAAGCAAAAGTAGACGTAAACAATAGAGTTCAACTAGCACTTAGTAGTTTACCTGAAGAGGTACAAAGACAAGGAATTTCTGTAAAAGAGAAATCTCCTGATATGTTAAAAGTTATTGCTTTTACATCTAAAAATGCAGTTCATGATACTACATATATTTCAAATTATTTAACAGTAAATGTTATTGATGATATTAAAAGAATTAAAGGTATTGGTGATGCTACAGTTTTTGGTGCAAAAGATTATGCGATTAGAATTTGGGTTAATCCTGAAAAACTTGCATTTTATAATTTAACATCTGAAGATATTACAAGTGTTGTTAATAGTCAAAACAATCAATACTCAACAGGATCAGTTGGTGCTGAACCTTTAAATGTTATTCAACCTTTTACATATTCAATTAGTACAGAAGGAAGATTAAAAAATGTAGAAGCATTTGAAAATATTATAGTTCGTTCAAATAAAGATGGATCTACATTAAAATTAAAAGATGTTGCTGAGGTTAAATTAGGTTCTGATTCACTTAATACTATTGGTAAATTTAATAGTGAGCCAATGATTCCAGTAGGTATCTTCTTAGCTCCAGGAGCAAATGCCCTTGAAGTATCAGCAGCACTTGATGCAACTTTAAAAGAAGTATCAAAAAATTTTCCTGAAGATATAGAGTATAGAGTTCCATATGATGCAACACTATTTGTACAAGAATCAATCAAAGAAGTTGTAAAAACACTTTTTGAAGCAATTCTTTTTGTAATCATTTTAATTTATCTTTTCTTAGGTAATTTTAGAGCAACGATTATTCCAGTTCTTGCGATTCCTGTTTCTGTAATTGGTACATTTGCTGGACTTTATATTGCAGGATTTTCTATAAATTTACTTACACTTTTTGGTATGATTTTGGCTATTGGATTGGTAGTTGATGATGCAATTATTGTAATTGAAAATGTTGAAAGGGTTTTAAGAACTAAAAAAATCAGCGTTAAAGATGCAACAATAGAAGCTATGAAAGAGTTAACAACTCCACTTGTTGCTATTATTCTTGTACTTTCGGCTGTATTTATTCCAGCTGCACTAACAGGTGGATTTAGTGGGGTGATGTATAAACAGTTTGCCATTACTATTGTAATTGCTGTTTTAATCTCAGGATTAGTTGCGCTTACTTTGACACCTGCACTTTGTGCTATTTTCTTAAAAGAGCATGAAAGTGAGCCAATTTGGCCAATCAGAAAATTTAATGCTTTCTTTGACTGGTTAACAACAGTATTTATAGGTATTACTAAACAAACTATTAGATTATGGTTCTTTTCACTTGCTATATTTGCTTTTATAATTTATTCAACATATGCAATTATGAAAATAACACCAACAGGTTTAGTACCAACTGAAGATAAAGGTGTATTAATGGTATTAACATATATGATGCCATCAACTTCTTTGGGTGAATCTTTAAAAGTAACAGATGAAATTAGAAAAGATTTATTAGCAAATCCAAATGTAAAATCAGTTGGAGCAATTACAGGTTTAGATATTGCCACATTTGCTTATAAAACTGATGCTGCATTAATGTTTGCCTTATTAAAACCTTGGGATGAAAGACCACTTGCAGAACAAAATTCTAAAGTAATTGCAGGGAAACTTATGGGTCAATTTATGATGACAAATAAAGATGCCTTTGTAATTCCTGTTAATCCTCCTCCAATTATGGGTATGAGTACAACAGGCGGATTTGAGATGTGGATTCAAGATAGAACAGGTGGAGATATTCAAGCATTAAGTGCATACACTCAAGAAATCGTTGCAAAAGCTGCACAAGATAAAAGATTAATGGCTGTAAGAACAACATTAAATGCTAATGTTCCTAAATATATGCTAACAGTAAATAAAGAAAAAGCAAAATCAATGAGTGTTGATATAAGCTCTGTTTATGCAGTAATTCAAAATAGTTTTGGAAAAGGATATATAAATGATTTCAATCTTTATGGTAGAACTTTCCATGTAAATATTCAATCTGAATCAGAATTTAGATCTACAAAAGATAATTTCAAAAATATCTTTGTGAAATCTGATTTAGGAAATTTAATTCCAGTTAGTGAATTAGTAACAATTAAAAGAGATGTTGGAGCTAGTGTTATTCAAAGATTTAATATGTTTAACTCTGCTCAAGTTACAGGAACTCCAGGTGCTGGATTTGCTTCAAGTGATGCAACAACTGCAATTGAAGAAATTGCAAAATCTGTATTACCTGAAGGGTATACAATAGCTTGGTCAGGAACAACATATCAAGAGAAAAAATTATCATCAGAAGGTAATTATACAGCAGTTTATGCAGCTATCTTTGTATTTCTAATTCTTGCTGCTCTTTATGAGAGCTGGAGTATTCCATTAGCTGTTATTATTTCTATTCCTTTTGGAATCTTTGGTGCGGCGTTATCTGTTTATTTAAGAGGATTAGAAGCTGATATTTATTTCCAAGTTGGTTTAATTACCCTTGTTGGTTTAAGTGCTAAAAATGCAATTTTAATTGTTGAGTTTGCAATGGATAAATTAAGAGATGGAATGCCACTTCTTGAAGCTACTATTGAAGCTGCTAAATTAAGATTTAGACCTATTATTATGACTTCATTAGCATTTATTGCAGGTACATTACCACTTGCTTTAAGTTCAGGTGCAGGAAGTGCAAGTAGACATATCATTGGTACAACAGTTGTTGGTGGAATGGCAGCTGCTATGATTATTGGAGTTTTATTTATTCCATTGTTTTTCTATGGTGTTTTAAGAATAAAACAAAAATTCTCTTCAAAAAAAGAGATTTAGTAAAATAAATTTCTAACTAAAACATTTGAAAAAGATACTAGTTATTTAGTATCTTTTTCAACAATCTTTTTAAGCTTTTCATTACATCAGAAAAGAAATTTTTATGATATAGTATAAAATGAATTACGCAACAAATTACAAACTGATTTTTATAATACTTTTATCATTATTCTTTTTGGGATTTAACTCTATTTTTGGGAAATTAGCATTAGGTAATAA
This region includes:
- a CDS encoding YceI family protein codes for the protein MKKILLASLLSISLASSLSAYELNGNLGVKWTGFKTIKKVPVSGTFNSIKLDIKSSENLSDFLKSSNVVIQTNSIESKDTVRNNNMTSTLFALASAEVIEGNISDVNEDEKTLILNVTMNEVTNPVRMDYTIENGKIVASGGIDILDFSMQKSYLAFAKKCADLHENKSFSEVDIEFTIPYK
- a CDS encoding TetR/AcrR family transcriptional regulator, with protein sequence MSPRKVNKDEKRREIALKCSDLIHEVGMKKLTVAEVAKTADIGKGTIYEYFENKEDIIFEIINIHIEKHNKELLEQIQKVKTTKEKIALFFRMVLSDDEENQKHFNGYKEFLSIVLSEDNAAMKEFNCNKNEFFEGELLKIFAHGVEEGELKAESLGLVNGILTYQKGLALRKMTQSVFNANEDFEKFISTIFKLIEIKK
- a CDS encoding DUF2798 domain-containing protein, which encodes MSLIMSFIMSFIITYINLDFVDGFVLIWLEAFIKAFACAFPIIFVIAPVVHKIVHKLIVKI
- a CDS encoding TolC family protein; amino-acid sequence: MLKSISILLIVPFALFGENLTQLIELSKNNKMIDSSKITIESTKDSYESVKNSYMPKFSVGAGYSNDSYEEYSYPENSVSVNGSVAYTLYDGGKKGNTYDSYESSIKSGSESLEDLKNQIAIQVTNYYYNYLSFVAQKEVKLQEIEQLEAQYSRLKKFLDAGTVTDDEVQKIISNIQISKVALHEIELNIETINHNLEYVVGQSVNIQSGSTITEYDSKENKLRADLKAIEYQLAALKSTANATKSGKLPKVTLNNTYTHNELEYNDSSYATDDYNRNVASINLSWDIFDFDTTNKAYEAAFKKYLALKSEFEYEKNKADVDLKLANRAYEIGKLKIESAQAGLNAANSAYKTIKAKYEAGLIDNVSYLAALTDKYSAQSALKVAINDLELKKANIIYYSGEKLEEFVK
- a CDS encoding efflux RND transporter periplasmic adaptor subunit; translation: MRNIKKLLITTALVFGAVTNTYAADAPATAKPAADAKPATKADVYIVPEATNIAIDLKYPAQINSFKQAKVYSRILGVLEEKYFEEGKVVNKGDVLFKIEDALYQAKLDAANASVKMNEATLNNATRSWERIQKLYNTNAVTTEQRDSTLSAYQNALASLAMSKAQLNQAKIDLDYTKVKAPISGITGLKTIDLGNLVTATPPMELVTISQNDKVYIDFSMPLSDYENIKNGLWKMPENGKIQVEINVNGQVNKQSGFVDFIDVNIDQNTSTVKMRAIVENKDYSLMPGSFARVTLNGIEQKNVITIPQKALLQNPLGTIVFVEKDGVATVKPVMVGNESGDKFIVAGGPLQSGDKVIVNNFFRIKPGSAVAIDKIINK
- a CDS encoding efflux RND transporter permease subunit produces the protein MFSKFFINRPIFSTVVSVIIILAGIISLNILPIKEYPSVTPPQINVVATYPGADATTLSSTVATTLENAINGVDNMTYMTSTASPSGILSLSVIFNVGTDVAQAKVDVNNRVQLALSSLPEEVQRQGISVKEKSPDMLKVIAFTSKNAVHDTTYISNYLTVNVIDDIKRIKGIGDATVFGAKDYAIRIWVNPEKLAFYNLTSEDITSVVNSQNNQYSTGSVGAEPLNVIQPFTYSISTEGRLKNVEAFENIIVRSNKDGSTLKLKDVAEVKLGSDSLNTIGKFNSEPMIPVGIFLAPGANALEVSAALDATLKEVSKNFPEDIEYRVPYDATLFVQESIKEVVKTLFEAILFVIILIYLFLGNFRATIIPVLAIPVSVIGTFAGLYIAGFSINLLTLFGMILAIGLVVDDAIIVIENVERVLRTKKISVKDATIEAMKELTTPLVAIILVLSAVFIPAALTGGFSGVMYKQFAITIVIAVLISGLVALTLTPALCAIFLKEHESEPIWPIRKFNAFFDWLTTVFIGITKQTIRLWFFSLAIFAFIIYSTYAIMKITPTGLVPTEDKGVLMVLTYMMPSTSLGESLKVTDEIRKDLLANPNVKSVGAITGLDIATFAYKTDAALMFALLKPWDERPLAEQNSKVIAGKLMGQFMMTNKDAFVIPVNPPPIMGMSTTGGFEMWIQDRTGGDIQALSAYTQEIVAKAAQDKRLMAVRTTLNANVPKYMLTVNKEKAKSMSVDISSVYAVIQNSFGKGYINDFNLYGRTFHVNIQSESEFRSTKDNFKNIFVKSDLGNLIPVSELVTIKRDVGASVIQRFNMFNSAQVTGTPGAGFASSDATTAIEEIAKSVLPEGYTIAWSGTTYQEKKLSSEGNYTAVYAAIFVFLILAALYESWSIPLAVIISIPFGIFGAALSVYLRGLEADIYFQVGLITLVGLSAKNAILIVEFAMDKLRDGMPLLEATIEAAKLRFRPIIMTSLAFIAGTLPLALSSGAGSASRHIIGTTVVGGMAAAMIIGVLFIPLFFYGVLRIKQKFSSKKEI